From one Actinomyces sp. Marseille-P3109 genomic stretch:
- a CDS encoding alanine/glycine:cation symporter family protein has protein sequence MSPMAHASWMDQIDAALSSVSDLLFSWVLMWLLVGAGIFFTIRTRGVQLRHTGAIASSVAGSRDGRHGGITSFQAFAVGLACRVGTGNIVGVALALIMGGPGAVLWMWLVAILGTATAFSEATLAQLFKVRRQDGTFRGGPAYYISRGLRLPILGGLFAVVFLIANGLVMPMVQANAITASLEGASGLPPGLGAILVVALTAPVLLGGLRAMARVAEYLAPLMALAYLVLVLAILLTHPVQAWEALRSIVEGALGLRQGLGGLAGGVTAALLNGVRRGLFSNEAGLGGAACAAGSATVEHPVQQGFIQAFGVVVDTLFVCTATALAILVAGADVFRPGATAKETAGTLTQDAIAHLVGEWSRWPMALLVVVLAYTTIIGAFSYAQVCLDYLTDRPWVSRALQIGAVVCAGVGSVQQLTTVWTLADVLLGVGAIINLIALVALSRWVACALRDWEALQRDPRPDGSRPAFRADSDHLPAALPSGAWEKSIPS, from the coding sequence ATGTCGCCGATGGCGCACGCCTCATGGATGGACCAGATCGACGCCGCCTTGTCCTCCGTCTCCGACCTGCTCTTCTCCTGGGTCCTCATGTGGCTGCTGGTTGGAGCCGGCATCTTCTTCACGATCAGGACCCGGGGGGTTCAGCTGAGGCACACCGGTGCGATCGCCTCCTCGGTGGCAGGATCCCGTGACGGGCGCCATGGCGGGATCACCTCCTTCCAGGCCTTCGCCGTCGGACTGGCCTGCAGGGTGGGAACCGGCAACATCGTCGGGGTGGCGCTAGCACTCATCATGGGCGGGCCGGGCGCCGTGCTGTGGATGTGGCTCGTCGCGATCCTGGGAACCGCCACCGCCTTCAGCGAGGCGACCCTCGCCCAGCTGTTCAAGGTCCGTCGTCAGGACGGCACCTTCCGCGGAGGTCCCGCCTACTACATCTCCCGTGGACTGAGACTGCCGATCCTGGGCGGGCTGTTCGCCGTCGTCTTCCTCATCGCCAACGGCCTGGTCATGCCCATGGTCCAGGCCAATGCCATCACCGCCTCCCTTGAGGGCGCCAGCGGACTGCCTCCGGGCCTGGGGGCCATCCTCGTCGTGGCCCTGACCGCACCGGTTCTCCTCGGGGGCCTGCGAGCCATGGCCCGGGTGGCCGAGTACCTGGCCCCGCTCATGGCTCTGGCCTATCTGGTACTGGTCCTGGCCATCCTCCTCACCCACCCGGTCCAGGCCTGGGAGGCTCTTCGCTCCATCGTCGAGGGCGCCCTCGGTCTGCGCCAGGGGCTGGGCGGCCTTGCTGGGGGAGTGACCGCCGCATTGCTCAACGGCGTGCGCCGCGGGCTGTTCTCCAACGAGGCGGGGCTGGGCGGAGCGGCCTGCGCAGCGGGCTCAGCCACCGTGGAGCACCCGGTCCAGCAGGGCTTCATCCAGGCCTTCGGCGTCGTGGTCGACACCCTGTTCGTGTGCACCGCAACGGCGCTGGCGATCCTGGTCGCCGGAGCAGACGTCTTCCGGCCCGGAGCCACCGCCAAGGAGACCGCGGGAACCCTGACCCAGGATGCCATCGCCCACCTCGTGGGGGAGTGGAGCCGCTGGCCCATGGCCCTGCTCGTCGTGGTCCTGGCCTACACCACCATCATCGGGGCCTTCTCCTACGCCCAGGTCTGCCTGGACTACCTCACCGACCGCCCCTGGGTCTCACGGGCACTCCAGATCGGAGCCGTCGTCTGCGCCGGTGTCGGCAGCGTGCAGCAGCTGACCACCGTCTGGACCCTGGCTGACGTGCTCCTTGGCGTCGGCGCCATCATCAACCTCATCGCGCTCGTGGCTCTGAGCCGATGGGTTGCCTGCGCCCTCCGTGACTGGGAGGCGCTCCAACGCGATCCGAGGCCGGACGGGAGTCGGCCGGCCTTCCGAGCTGATTCCGACCACCTGCCCGCAGCTCTGCCCTCGGGCGCCTGGGAGAAGTCGATCCCCTCGTAG
- a CDS encoding alanine/glycine:cation symporter family protein, translated as MQPVLAPLNSAASSGGNSWTDSLESFFTAGADILDKASGYLFLYLLAWLLVLGGLYFTIRTGAVQLRLFPHMVRAITSSRDSNEGGISSFQAFAVGLASRVGTGNIVGVAIAITMGGPGAVFWMWIVALVGMATGFIEATLAQMYKVTHPDGSFRGGPAYYIMRGLGSKPAARVFAVVITFVFGFAYEATQANTIAATMKSTFHIEPWMTAVGLVVITTPIVFKGIKSVAAVSEWLVPIMTVVYAFIALAILVLHASAIPGAIVSIFEGAFGLNQAFAGTAGGLFAAALNGVKRGLFSNEAGEGSVPNIAATATVSHPVQQGFVQSLGVFVDTIVVCTVTALIVLLSGVYDPMAAQANPDTANAAANTLTSASVTHVLGGWAQYLMAIIIFVFAYSSLLGNYTYAQVNMDFLQGKQHKHYALRAMIIVATAVGSLSTLTFVWNLSDLVMGAMTVINMVSILLLGGWAFGALRDWEAQRRAVQTGEKEEIRFIATDNPYLPGKLPGEIWAADGPAHAAVMERRAALEEASGS; from the coding sequence GTGCAACCGGTTCTGGCTCCCTTGAACAGTGCCGCATCCAGCGGAGGCAACAGCTGGACCGACTCTCTGGAGTCCTTCTTCACCGCCGGCGCAGACATCCTGGACAAGGCGTCCGGCTACCTGTTCCTCTACCTGCTCGCTTGGCTGCTCGTCCTGGGCGGGTTGTACTTCACCATACGGACCGGCGCGGTACAGCTGCGTCTCTTCCCCCACATGGTGCGGGCCATCACCTCCTCCCGGGACAGCAACGAGGGCGGGATCTCCTCCTTCCAGGCCTTCGCGGTCGGCCTGGCCTCCCGGGTCGGCACCGGCAACATCGTGGGCGTGGCCATCGCCATCACAATGGGCGGCCCCGGCGCCGTGTTCTGGATGTGGATCGTGGCTCTGGTGGGTATGGCCACCGGGTTCATCGAGGCGACCCTCGCCCAGATGTACAAGGTCACCCACCCCGACGGCTCCTTCCGCGGTGGTCCGGCCTACTACATCATGCGGGGTCTGGGCTCCAAGCCAGCCGCCCGGGTCTTCGCCGTCGTCATCACCTTCGTCTTCGGCTTCGCCTACGAGGCCACCCAGGCCAACACCATCGCGGCGACCATGAAGAGCACCTTCCACATCGAGCCGTGGATGACCGCCGTCGGCCTGGTCGTCATCACCACGCCGATCGTCTTCAAGGGCATCAAGTCGGTGGCTGCCGTCTCCGAGTGGCTCGTGCCGATCATGACGGTGGTCTACGCCTTCATCGCCCTGGCGATCCTGGTGCTTCACGCCAGCGCGATCCCGGGAGCCATCGTCTCCATCTTCGAGGGCGCCTTCGGGCTCAACCAGGCCTTCGCCGGAACCGCCGGCGGGCTCTTCGCCGCCGCGCTCAACGGCGTCAAGCGCGGCCTGTTCTCCAACGAGGCCGGTGAGGGATCGGTTCCCAACATCGCCGCCACGGCGACCGTCTCCCACCCCGTGCAGCAGGGCTTCGTGCAGTCCCTGGGCGTGTTCGTCGACACGATCGTGGTGTGCACCGTCACCGCCCTCATCGTCCTGCTCTCCGGGGTCTACGACCCGATGGCCGCTCAAGCCAACCCGGATACCGCGAATGCAGCCGCCAATACCCTGACCTCCGCCTCGGTCACCCACGTGCTCGGCGGATGGGCGCAGTACCTCATGGCCATCATCATCTTCGTCTTCGCCTACTCCTCACTCCTGGGCAACTACACCTACGCCCAGGTCAACATGGACTTCCTCCAGGGCAAGCAGCACAAGCACTACGCCCTGCGGGCCATGATCATCGTGGCCACCGCCGTCGGCTCCCTGTCCACCCTCACCTTCGTGTGGAACCTCTCCGACCTGGTCATGGGCGCGATGACCGTCATCAACATGGTCTCCATCCTCCTGCTGGGAGGCTGGGCCTTCGGCGCCCTGCGCGACTGGGAGGCCCAGCGCCGAGCCGTCCAGACCGGCGAGAAGGAGGAGATCCGGTTCATCGCCACCGACAATCCCTACCTGCCCGGCAAGCTCCCCGGAGAGATCTGGGCCGCCGACGGCCCCGCCCACGCCGCCGTCATGGAGCGTCGCGCCGCACTGGAGGAGGCATCGGGCAGCTGA
- a CDS encoding fumarylacetoacetate hydrolase family protein, whose translation MKIARFSTGDEPRYGIVQGLPDGEVASGESEGHLLVLKGDPLYSLPEATGEVVELREARLLSPVIPRSKVVGIGKNYTDHITEMGECGPSREPIVFLKPNTSVIGPDAPIVLPPWSDEVHYEAELAVVIKTLAKDVPADHAEDVILGYTVANDVSARDRQRAEPQWVRAKAFDTSCPLGPWIEVPEPGRPPVFSPDDAAVRTRVDGRLVQEGRTGDMIRSVPELVSYISTIFTLLPGDVILTGTPAGVGEIRAGQRVEVEIAGIGSFSNPVVRR comes from the coding sequence ATGAAGATCGCACGATTCTCCACCGGTGACGAGCCCCGCTACGGCATCGTCCAGGGGCTGCCCGACGGCGAGGTCGCCTCGGGCGAGTCCGAGGGGCACCTCCTGGTTCTCAAGGGGGACCCCCTCTACTCCCTGCCCGAGGCCACCGGAGAGGTCGTCGAGCTGCGCGAGGCCCGGCTCCTGTCCCCGGTCATCCCTCGCTCCAAGGTCGTGGGGATCGGGAAGAACTACACGGACCACATCACCGAGATGGGGGAGTGCGGGCCCTCGCGCGAGCCGATCGTCTTCCTCAAGCCCAATACCTCCGTCATCGGCCCGGATGCTCCGATCGTCCTGCCACCGTGGAGCGATGAGGTCCACTACGAGGCCGAGCTGGCCGTCGTCATCAAGACCCTTGCCAAGGACGTCCCCGCTGACCACGCCGAGGACGTCATCCTGGGATACACGGTCGCCAACGATGTCTCGGCCCGCGACCGCCAGCGCGCCGAACCGCAGTGGGTGCGGGCCAAGGCATTCGACACCTCCTGCCCCCTAGGACCGTGGATCGAGGTTCCCGAGCCCGGCCGTCCCCCCGTCTTCTCACCCGACGACGCTGCAGTACGCACCCGGGTCGACGGCCGCCTGGTCCAGGAGGGCCGCACCGGAGACATGATCCGTTCCGTCCCCGAGCTGGTCTCCTACATCTCGACGATCTTCACCCTCCTCCCCGGCGACGTCATCCTCACCGGTACACCTGCCGGAGTCGGCGAGATCCGGGCCGGCCAGCGCGTCGAGGTCGAGATCGCGGGCATCGGCTCCTTCTCCAACCCGGTGGTACGTCGCTGA